In Paenibacillus guangzhouensis, a single window of DNA contains:
- the dinG gene encoding ATP-dependent DNA helicase DinG, producing MKFAVLDFETTGNQPTDEIIQVGLVIIDHDLSIDRIFTSLVKPSTNIPPFITQLTGISNDDVADAPTLDDVMMEMVPLLGDVVLVAHHVAFDFNFLQQALDQTGYLPFTGRILDTIDFLRICFPALTTYQLGAVTSWFDIPHERPHQADSDALATAHVLLKCLAKLDDLPLLAVQRLADLFAQDDSDLNWFMHELLADREMRPVITDDSGRAFRQFALQIEDWTEIPPPREEMLSNPLEGQTFEQFCTDSIDRLRQFLPQFEQREAQNIMFHEVNSALEDDHHLLLEAGTGTGKSLGYLIPSIYYSVKNENKVVVSTHTINLQEQIRQRDVPLLKTILPVDFKVSVLKGRSHYLCLRKFEHKINTKDFVTPKEDIITAAQMLVWLAETEHGDNEELHFGNKGADFWDTVASDTDSCLNRACPWFRKCFYHRARHEANIADVIITNHSLLFTDIKVDHRFLPAYDHLVIDEAHHLEEVAGKHLGLHVKYFGLVHILLRLLKDSKNGQLPTLRNRLHVIPDEKAQMACEIIEDSYSQLVDAKEMWDKLTEILFSMMPQRTSDANQEQGQYVYRLQTEKMPNDWDTASMLEDQLNALLNEIVRKSERLLQDLRDVQEDYGIQAAVTDLSGTVKDLARARDDIRYFMKMKEPNVVFWMEASGHFRSKSLQLFAVPADVSAQLKEYFFDSKKSIVLTSATLSVDKSFQYMIEQLGLQEAQDQGRLQSMVLPSPFQYRKQALVVIPRDFPMLKGSNPDAHFIQTLVKSLSDAAVATQGRMLVLFTSYRMMKQVYDPLKELLSPHQIQVIGQGIDSGNRSKLTRRFQDQSASVLLGTSSFWEGVDIPGDALTCLAIVRLPFQPPNHPLIEAKAELLQKEKKNPFMKLSVPQAVIRFKQGFGRLVRTAQDRGIVIIYDTRVIESYYGKYFLYSLPGPKMEHMRLDQIVPRMQEWLSDEEERGVIHENNENI from the coding sequence ATGAAATTCGCAGTTCTCGATTTTGAGACAACAGGAAACCAGCCCACCGATGAAATCATTCAGGTTGGGCTTGTTATTATAGATCATGATTTATCCATAGATCGCATTTTCACTTCACTTGTGAAACCAAGCACGAATATCCCTCCTTTTATAACCCAATTAACCGGGATATCAAATGATGATGTGGCTGATGCACCAACGTTGGACGATGTGATGATGGAGATGGTACCTCTTCTCGGTGATGTTGTGCTCGTTGCGCATCACGTTGCATTCGACTTTAACTTCTTGCAGCAGGCACTTGATCAGACGGGGTATTTGCCATTCACAGGACGCATCTTGGATACGATCGACTTCTTGCGGATTTGTTTCCCGGCATTAACGACGTATCAACTAGGTGCAGTGACCTCGTGGTTCGATATTCCGCATGAACGTCCGCATCAAGCGGATAGCGATGCACTAGCCACAGCACATGTACTGCTCAAGTGTCTAGCGAAGCTGGATGATTTGCCGCTCCTTGCGGTTCAACGATTGGCAGACCTGTTCGCGCAGGATGACAGCGATCTGAACTGGTTCATGCATGAACTGCTGGCAGATCGTGAGATGCGACCGGTGATTACCGATGATAGTGGACGTGCATTCCGTCAGTTCGCACTTCAAATTGAAGACTGGACGGAAATTCCGCCACCACGGGAAGAGATGCTATCCAATCCACTCGAAGGGCAGACCTTTGAACAGTTCTGTACAGATTCGATTGATCGTCTGCGACAATTCCTTCCTCAATTCGAACAGCGTGAAGCGCAGAATATTATGTTCCATGAAGTAAATTCGGCGCTGGAGGATGACCATCATCTTCTGTTGGAAGCGGGTACAGGAACGGGTAAATCCTTAGGATATCTCATTCCATCGATTTACTACAGTGTCAAAAATGAGAACAAAGTCGTCGTCAGCACACATACAATCAATCTGCAAGAGCAGATCAGACAGCGGGATGTGCCGCTTTTGAAGACGATACTGCCGGTTGATTTTAAAGTATCGGTGTTAAAGGGGCGCAGTCATTATTTGTGCTTGCGCAAATTTGAACATAAAATAAATACGAAGGACTTCGTCACGCCTAAGGAAGATATTATTACAGCAGCACAGATGCTGGTCTGGCTCGCGGAGACGGAGCATGGGGATAATGAAGAGCTTCACTTCGGCAATAAAGGCGCTGACTTCTGGGATACGGTCGCAAGCGACACCGATTCCTGTCTGAACCGGGCATGCCCTTGGTTCCGCAAATGCTTCTATCATCGTGCTAGGCACGAGGCGAATATTGCTGACGTGATTATTACGAACCACTCCTTATTGTTCACAGATATTAAGGTAGATCATCGATTCTTGCCTGCCTATGATCATCTGGTTATCGATGAGGCGCATCATCTAGAGGAAGTTGCCGGGAAACATCTCGGTCTGCACGTGAAGTATTTCGGGCTTGTTCATATTCTGCTGCGTCTGCTTAAGGATAGTAAGAATGGCCAATTGCCAACGCTTCGGAATCGGCTTCATGTCATTCCCGACGAAAAAGCGCAGATGGCTTGTGAGATCATCGAGGATTCATACTCACAGCTTGTCGATGCGAAGGAGATGTGGGACAAACTAACGGAAATCCTGTTCAGTATGATGCCACAGCGAACAAGCGATGCGAACCAAGAGCAGGGACAATATGTCTATCGTCTGCAGACGGAGAAAATGCCAAATGATTGGGATACGGCCTCCATGCTGGAAGACCAGCTGAATGCCCTCTTGAATGAAATTGTCCGCAAATCAGAACGATTGCTCCAAGATCTTCGTGATGTGCAAGAAGATTACGGCATTCAAGCGGCTGTGACGGACCTATCTGGTACCGTGAAGGATTTGGCACGTGCTCGCGATGATATTCGTTATTTCATGAAAATGAAGGAACCCAATGTTGTATTCTGGATGGAAGCGAGCGGTCATTTCCGCAGCAAATCCTTGCAATTATTCGCCGTTCCAGCGGATGTGAGCGCACAGCTGAAGGAATACTTCTTCGATAGCAAGAAGAGCATCGTGCTCACGTCAGCGACGTTATCTGTTGATAAATCGTTTCAGTATATGATTGAGCAGTTAGGTCTACAGGAAGCGCAGGATCAAGGGCGACTTCAGAGCATGGTGCTTCCATCGCCATTCCAGTATCGGAAGCAGGCGTTAGTCGTCATCCCACGGGATTTCCCGATGCTCAAAGGCTCGAATCCGGACGCCCACTTCATTCAGACTTTAGTGAAGTCGCTGTCTGATGCAGCTGTCGCCACACAAGGCAGAATGCTCGTCCTATTCACTTCTTATCGGATGATGAAGCAAGTGTATGACCCATTAAAAGAGCTGCTGAGCCCACATCAAATCCAAGTTATTGGACAAGGGATCGACAGCGGGAATCGCAGCAAGCTCACCCGGCGGTTTCAAGATCAATCCGCCTCCGTTCTTCTTGGTACGAGCAGCTTCTGGGAAGGAGTCGACATCCCAGGCGATGCACTAACCTGTCTCGCCATTGTGAGGCTTCCGTTCCAGCCGCCGAATCATCCGCTCATTGAAGCGAAAGCGGAACTGCTGCAGAAGGAGAAGAAGAATCCATTTATGAAATTATCGGTTCCGCAAGCGGTGATCCGGTTCAAGCAAGGATTTGGCCGACTGGTGCGCACCGCGCAAGACCGAGGCATCGTCATTATTTATGACACCCGCGTCATCGAATCTTATTATGGCAAGTATTTCTTATATTCTTTACCCGGGCCGAAGATGGAACATATGCGCCTGGATCAGATCGTGCCTCGCATGCAAGAATGGCTGTCGGACGAGGAAGAGAGGGGAGTCATCCATGAAAACAATGAAAATATCTGA